From a single Cyclobacterium marinum DSM 745 genomic region:
- a CDS encoding PH domain-containing protein, protein MGLFNSLLGNAGVVDKDTLLKDFGKILIPDEQIETGFKLIRDTFIFTSKRLILVDKQGLTGRKSEYLSLPYKSISRFSIETAGTFDLDAELKIWISSDHQPAVSKKFNKSVDVYEVQKLLASFVLG, encoded by the coding sequence ATGGGATTATTTAATTCATTATTAGGCAATGCCGGAGTAGTAGACAAAGACACTCTCCTGAAAGATTTCGGTAAAATTTTAATACCAGATGAGCAAATCGAAACAGGTTTTAAATTGATCAGAGATACTTTTATTTTTACCAGTAAGCGGTTGATCCTGGTGGATAAACAAGGGCTTACCGGAAGAAAATCTGAATACCTATCCTTGCCCTATAAAAGTATTTCTAGGTTCAGTATAGAGACAGCAGGGACTTTCGACCTGGACGCGGAATTGAAGATTTGGATCTCAAGTGACCATCAACCCGCCGTAAGTAAGAAATTCAATAAGTCTGTGGATGTTTATGAGGTTCAAAAATTGCTGGCAAGCTTTGTATTGGGTTAA
- a CDS encoding sulfatase — protein MTKLLNTFILLIFVFSAIIATAQDQPNIVLIMADDLGGRDLPAYGNQFNETPNIDKLTSQGMLFYNAYAAPVCSPTRASIQAGQYPARVGIFDFIPGHWRPNEEVTVPHHQVQHLPNKISTIGNAMQAAGYTTGYFGKWHLGNNPEHLPNNRGYDEAYMYAGGGFYHPKFVPEYQTKKNERLSQTLTRMGVDFIEENKNEPFFLFISHYDVHVQLDADRDLIDKYLNKPKDPDYPSNAVYAAMVTHIDESVGQILAAIEEKGLADNTVFIFYSDNGGVDNRFDNIPLLGGESQDVYPEGHPLRYIATSNAPFRAGKGTLYEGGIRVPLIVRWPEKVEAGSKSEAIVSSVDFYPTFLELGRGKEPQDQVLDGVSMVSPLTANKFDPEREVFTHYPVYHHEVPMSALRKGDWKIVENLVTGEFDLYNLKYDVIEMTDLKFSYPDKLAEMKQALKKWQVATNAQNPVPNPNFDPEKRYEWGTNPFR, from the coding sequence ATGACTAAATTATTGAATACTTTTATCCTACTGATTTTTGTTTTCAGCGCCATTATTGCGACTGCTCAGGATCAACCCAATATAGTGTTGATCATGGCAGATGATCTTGGAGGCAGAGACTTGCCTGCATATGGTAACCAATTCAATGAAACACCTAATATCGACAAATTGACCAGCCAGGGAATGTTGTTTTATAATGCCTATGCAGCACCCGTTTGTTCGCCTACCCGAGCCAGCATACAAGCAGGTCAGTACCCGGCTAGGGTAGGCATTTTCGACTTTATCCCAGGCCATTGGCGCCCCAATGAGGAAGTAACCGTTCCACATCACCAAGTGCAACATCTTCCCAATAAGATTTCAACCATCGGTAATGCCATGCAGGCTGCAGGTTATACTACCGGCTATTTTGGGAAATGGCATTTGGGAAACAATCCCGAACACCTTCCCAATAACAGGGGGTATGATGAGGCCTATATGTACGCCGGTGGTGGTTTTTACCACCCAAAGTTTGTCCCCGAATACCAAACCAAAAAAAATGAGCGGTTGAGCCAAACCCTCACACGCATGGGAGTTGACTTTATAGAGGAGAATAAAAATGAGCCTTTCTTTCTTTTTATTTCGCATTATGATGTGCATGTACAGTTGGATGCGGATAGGGACCTGATCGATAAATACCTCAACAAGCCTAAAGATCCCGACTATCCCAGCAATGCGGTGTATGCAGCCATGGTTACCCATATAGATGAGAGTGTTGGGCAAATCCTGGCCGCCATTGAGGAAAAGGGCTTGGCGGACAATACCGTATTTATCTTCTATTCAGACAATGGAGGAGTTGACAACCGATTTGACAACATCCCTTTATTGGGAGGAGAAAGCCAGGATGTCTATCCTGAAGGACATCCCCTGCGTTATATCGCCACATCCAATGCCCCCTTTAGAGCAGGGAAAGGGACGCTTTATGAAGGAGGAATACGTGTACCTTTAATTGTGCGCTGGCCGGAAAAGGTAGAGGCAGGGAGTAAATCCGAAGCCATCGTCTCCAGTGTGGATTTTTATCCTACCTTTTTAGAATTGGGCCGTGGTAAGGAGCCACAAGACCAAGTTCTGGATGGGGTTTCAATGGTTTCGCCTTTAACAGCAAACAAGTTTGATCCGGAGAGGGAAGTGTTTACCCATTACCCTGTTTACCATCATGAGGTACCCATGTCGGCATTGAGAAAAGGAGATTGGAAAATAGTAGAAAACCTGGTTACCGGTGAGTTTGACCTGTACAACCTAAAATATGATGTCATCGAAATGACAGACCTGAAGTTTAGTTACCCTGATAAGTTGGCCGAAATGAAGCAAGCCTTGAAAAAATGGCAAGTAGCGACCAATGCCCAAAACCCCGTACCCAATCCTAATTTCGATCCGGAGAAAAGATACGAATGGGGCACCAATCCATTCAGGTAG